The proteins below come from a single Catenulispora sp. MAP5-51 genomic window:
- a CDS encoding bifunctional [glutamine synthetase] adenylyltransferase/[glutamine synthetase]-adenylyl-L-tyrosine phosphorylase gives MAQTAALGREPESARSRLVRLGFTDPESALQTLAEAPLGELRGDPLFLEALGRTADPDQALAATGRLLAAAGDAEKLAATLASAKPFQDRLLGVLGVSVALGEHLERHPEAWHGLVEFDVEDLAPAFRRLMLEAVGAGAAVPDPVAALAGIPARDALRVAYRDALLGIAARDIGASLKDDATATYDQTAADLSDLATATLEAALAVARAELPDDSPAARLAVIAMGKCGARELNYVSDVDVVFVAAAPDGTDPDEEHLALRTATQLAATMMRVCSDTTSEGSIWQVDANLRPEGKNGPLVRSLASHIAYYERWAKTWEFQALLKARAAAGDPDLGAKYVEAVTPMVWAASRRDGFVADVQAMRRRVVAHIPAKEAERELKLGSGGLRDIEFAVQLLQLVHGPTDPALRKRGTLESLAALSAGGYVGRTDAGALADAYRFLRTLEHRLQIHRLRRTHTLPEEKPERRRLGRSMGFRKDPVDQLNGEWKRHKREVRRLHEKLFYRPLLDAVARLTPGQAALGGAVHLSPEAAQSRLEALGYTDPAGALRHLTALTSGVSRRAAIQRTLLPVMLDWFADAADPDGGLLAFRKASEALGDTHWYLRLLRDEGAAAEHLARVLASGRYAPDLLLRAPEAVAILGDPANLVPRARPVLEAEILAAVGRASTPEAAVAAARAVRRRELFRISAADLLGLLTVEQIGDGLSAVTAATLSGALQAATTAIENRLGTPLPTRFAIIAAGRFGGRELGYGSDADVLFVHDPLPDEAADAESEPERLSRDGARPTNAARGVSAQRERAATDAAHAVANELRRLLQIPTPDPPLIIDADLRPEGRQGPLVRTLSSYAEYYRRWSEVWESQALLRAEPVAGDPDLGREFTDLIDPLRRPSSGLDETSVREIRRIKARVEAERLPRGADKAMHTKLGPGGLSDVEWTVQLLQLCYAHEIPTLQTTRTRLALSAAVDAGLLEADDGEILDEAWIEATRVRNGIMLVRGRAGDSIPNDIKERAGIAMYLGSENSEEFVEEYRRGARRARAVVERVFYDWNHDGGRSGAEA, from the coding sequence GTGGCACAGACGGCGGCACTAGGCCGGGAACCGGAGTCGGCGCGCTCGCGACTGGTCAGGCTCGGCTTCACCGATCCCGAATCCGCCCTCCAGACCCTCGCCGAGGCGCCGCTGGGCGAGTTGCGCGGCGACCCGCTCTTCCTGGAGGCGCTGGGCCGCACCGCCGACCCCGACCAGGCCCTGGCCGCCACCGGGCGGCTGCTGGCGGCCGCCGGCGACGCCGAGAAGCTGGCCGCCACCCTGGCCTCGGCCAAACCCTTCCAGGACCGGCTGCTCGGCGTTCTCGGGGTGAGTGTGGCGCTCGGGGAGCACCTGGAGCGCCATCCCGAGGCCTGGCACGGGCTCGTCGAGTTCGACGTCGAGGACCTGGCCCCGGCGTTCCGGCGGCTGATGCTGGAGGCGGTCGGGGCCGGTGCCGCGGTCCCGGATCCGGTGGCCGCCCTGGCCGGGATCCCCGCCCGGGACGCCCTGCGCGTCGCCTACCGGGACGCCCTGCTGGGCATCGCCGCGCGGGACATCGGCGCCTCCCTGAAGGACGACGCCACCGCCACGTACGACCAAACGGCCGCCGACTTGTCGGACCTGGCCACCGCCACCCTGGAGGCGGCCCTGGCGGTGGCCCGCGCGGAACTTCCCGACGATTCCCCGGCGGCGCGCCTGGCGGTCATCGCGATGGGCAAGTGCGGCGCCCGGGAGCTCAACTACGTCAGCGACGTCGACGTGGTGTTCGTCGCCGCCGCCCCCGACGGGACCGACCCCGACGAGGAGCACCTGGCCCTGCGCACCGCCACGCAGCTGGCCGCGACGATGATGCGGGTCTGCTCCGACACCACCTCCGAGGGCTCCATCTGGCAGGTCGACGCGAACCTGCGCCCCGAGGGCAAGAACGGCCCCCTGGTGCGCTCCCTGGCCAGCCACATCGCCTACTACGAGCGCTGGGCCAAGACCTGGGAGTTCCAGGCGCTGCTCAAGGCGCGCGCCGCCGCCGGCGATCCGGACCTGGGCGCCAAGTACGTCGAGGCCGTCACGCCGATGGTGTGGGCGGCCTCGCGGCGTGACGGGTTCGTCGCGGACGTCCAGGCGATGCGCCGGCGTGTCGTCGCCCACATCCCGGCCAAGGAGGCCGAGCGGGAACTGAAGCTCGGATCCGGCGGTTTGCGGGACATCGAGTTCGCCGTGCAGCTGCTGCAACTCGTGCACGGCCCCACCGATCCCGCCCTGCGCAAGCGCGGGACGCTGGAGTCGCTGGCGGCTCTTTCCGCAGGTGGGTACGTGGGCCGCACCGATGCCGGGGCGCTGGCCGACGCCTACCGCTTCCTGCGCACGCTGGAGCACCGGCTGCAGATCCACCGGCTCCGGCGCACCCACACGCTGCCCGAGGAGAAGCCGGAACGGCGGCGTCTCGGGCGGTCCATGGGCTTCCGCAAGGATCCGGTAGATCAGCTGAACGGTGAATGGAAACGGCACAAGCGGGAAGTAAGGCGCCTGCACGAAAAGCTCTTTTACCGACCGTTGTTAGACGCGGTGGCCCGCTTGACGCCGGGTCAAGCCGCATTGGGTGGTGCTGTTCACTTGTCGCCGGAGGCTGCACAGTCACGGTTGGAAGCACTCGGCTATACCGATCCCGCAGGAGCGTTGCGTCACCTGACGGCGCTCACCTCGGGGGTGAGCCGGCGGGCAGCGATCCAGCGGACGCTGCTGCCGGTGATGCTCGACTGGTTCGCCGACGCGGCGGATCCGGACGGCGGATTGTTGGCGTTCCGCAAGGCGTCCGAGGCGCTGGGGGACACGCACTGGTACTTGCGGCTGCTGCGTGACGAGGGTGCCGCGGCTGAACACTTGGCGCGCGTTCTGGCCTCGGGCCGGTATGCGCCGGACTTGTTGCTGCGGGCGCCGGAGGCGGTGGCGATCCTCGGTGACCCGGCGAATCTGGTGCCGCGGGCCCGGCCGGTGCTGGAGGCGGAGATCCTGGCCGCGGTCGGGCGTGCTTCCACCCCTGAGGCGGCTGTCGCCGCGGCGCGCGCTGTGCGTCGGCGCGAGCTCTTCCGTATCTCCGCGGCGGACTTACTGGGCCTGCTCACCGTCGAGCAGATCGGCGACGGCCTCAGCGCGGTCACCGCGGCCACCTTGAGTGGTGCGTTACAGGCTGCGACTACTGCGATCGAGAACCGGCTCGGCACGCCGCTGCCGACGCGCTTCGCGATCATCGCCGCCGGCCGGTTCGGCGGGCGCGAACTCGGCTACGGCAGCGATGCGGACGTGTTGTTCGTGCACGATCCCTTGCCGGACGAGGCCGCAGACGCGGAGTCGGAGCCGGAGAGGCTGTCCCGCGACGGCGCGAGGCCCACGAACGCCGCCCGCGGCGTCTCCGCCCAGCGCGAGCGCGCCGCGACCGACGCCGCGCACGCCGTGGCCAACGAACTGCGCCGGCTGCTCCAGATCCCGACCCCGGACCCGCCGCTGATCATCGACGCCGACCTGCGCCCCGAAGGCCGGCAGGGTCCGCTGGTCCGCACCCTGAGTTCCTACGCCGAGTACTACCGCCGCTGGTCGGAGGTCTGGGAGTCCCAGGCTCTGCTGCGCGCCGAACCGGTCGCCGGCGACCCGGATCTGGGCCGGGAGTTCACGGACCTGATCGACCCGCTGCGCCGCCCGTCATCAGGGCTCGATGAGACCTCGGTGCGCGAGATCCGGCGGATCAAGGCCCGCGTGGAGGCCGAACGGCTGCCGCGCGGCGCGGACAAGGCCATGCACACCAAGCTCGGCCCCGGCGGCCTGTCCGACGTCGAGTGGACCGTGCAGTTGCTCCAGCTCTGCTACGCGCACGAGATCCCCACCCTGCAGACGACCCGCACCCGCCTGGCTCTGTCCGCCGCCGTCGATGCCGGTCTGCTGGAGGCCGACGACGGCGAGATCCTCGACGAGGCCTGGATCGAGGCCACGCGCGTCCGCAACGGCATCATGCTGGTCCGCGGCCGCGCCGGCGACTCGATCCCGAACGACATCAAGGAGCGCGCCGGGATCGCGATGTATCTGGGCTCTGAGAACAGCGAGGAGTTCGTCGAGGAGTACCGGCGGGGTGCTCGGCGGGCGCGTGCGGTGGTCGAGCGGGTCTTCTATGACTGGAACCACGACGGGGGACGGTCCGGGGCTGAGGCCTGA